A region of Moorena producens PAL-8-15-08-1 DNA encodes the following proteins:
- a CDS encoding lasso peptide biosynthesis B2 protein, translating into MKQLRKFLSLTHTERQLFIKAFVLLALVRLGMWSLPFKTLRRLLAIISQANPVGLRRYSPTTDQIVEAVNRSSRYLPGNAKCLARALTTETLMSQCRYSAELRIGVAKGEQGQFEAHAWVESQGQIVIGDLTDLSRFTPMSSFERSRL; encoded by the coding sequence AGCCTTACCCATACAGAGCGCCAACTTTTCATCAAAGCCTTTGTATTGCTGGCATTAGTCAGATTGGGGATGTGGTCGTTGCCATTTAAGACCTTACGACGACTTTTAGCAATTATCAGTCAAGCAAATCCTGTCGGGTTACGACGATATTCCCCTACCACAGACCAAATTGTTGAGGCGGTGAATCGTAGCAGCCGTTATCTCCCTGGTAATGCTAAATGTTTAGCTAGAGCTTTAACGACGGAAACTTTGATGAGTCAGTGTCGTTACTCAGCTGAACTGCGAATTGGGGTTGCTAAGGGAGAGCAAGGACAATTTGAGGCTCATGCTTGGGTAGAAAGTCAGGGACAAATCGTGATTGGTGATCTGACTGACCTTTCTCGATTCACTCCCATGTCATCCTTTGAAAGAAGTAGATTATGA